The Pseudomonadota bacterium genome includes the window TCCCCTGGACCAGGACCCGGGCCAGGCCGAGCTGGGCCAGTTCGTGCACCAGGCGCTGGAGGATTTTGTGCGCCAGTGCCCGGGGGAGATTCCGGATGGTGCGCTGGAGATCCTGCTGGACTGCGGGAAAAAGGCGTTTGGCGATCACCTGGCGCGGCCCGAGGTGTGGACTTTCTGGTGGCCGCGGTTTGAAAGGGTGGCCCGGTGGTTCACAGGGTGGGAGCGGGCGCACCGCCGATCCGGCGCCCGTCCCCTGGCCACCGAAGTGAAAGGCTCCATGACCCGCCTGTCCGGCGGCGGTGCATTTACCCTGCGGGCGCGGGCGGACCGGATCGACCTGCTGGCCGACAGCAGTGTGGCCATTCTGGATTACAAGACCGGCGCTGTGCCCACGAAGGCCGAAGTGGCGGCGGGCCTCTCGCCCCAGCTGCCGCTGGAAGCGCTGATCATGCAGCACAGCGGGTTCGAGGGACTGGAATCCCGCCGGACGGGGGAGATGCTGTACCTCCAGCTGTCCGGCCGCAGCAGCGAGCCCGGAAAGGCCATTTCCGCAGGCGACTGCCTGCCGCTGGTGGAAGGAGCATTGCACGGGCTGGAGGCACTCGTCGCCATTTTTGATGTCCCGGAAACACCCTATCTGTCCCGTCCGGATCCGCGTCATGCGCCCCGGTACAGCGACTACAACCACCTGGCCCGGGTCGGGGAGTGGGGCCAGTCAAACGGATAATGGCCATCTGACTTCGGTTTTCTGCGCTTCCGGTGCTCATGTACTTTCATGTACACTGCGCTCCGGTTCCCGAAAACTCTCGTCATCTGACTCATTCTGCGTTGATTGTCCACACTCCCTGGTCATGAATGAATAATGCCGTGCGTCCCCCCGATCCTGCCGTGGTCCAGCGCCGGGCATCCGATCCGGATGTTTCCGTATGGGTGGGCGCATCGGCGGGCACCGGCAAGACGCGGGTGCTTACTGACCGCGTCCTGCGCCTGCTTCTGGCGGGAACGCTGCCCCAGCGCATCCTGTGCCTGACCTATACAAAGGCCGCAGCCACGGAAATGGCCAATCGCCTGAACGATACCCTTGGTCTGTGGGCCACGGTGGGGGAGGGGGAGCTGGACGGCGCGCTGGAGCGTCTTCTGGGCCGCCGGGCGGAGGCGCAGGAAAAACAGGCTGCCCGTCGTCTGTTTGCGCAGGTTCTGGAATGCCCGGGCGGCATGAACATCCAGACCATTCATGCGTTCTGCCAGTCGCTGCTGGGCCGATTTCCGCTGGAGGCCGGGGTGCGTCCCGGCTTCACCCTGCTGGACGACCGCGGCGCGCAGGAGCTTCTGGACCAGGCCCTGCACCGGGTGCTGCAGCAGGCGCGGGATAGTGAAGGGAACTTTCTGGCCGCAGCGGTCAGCCTGCTGACGGAACGTGTCCATGCGGATGGTTTCCGCGATCTGGTGCACGAAATGGCCGCCCAGCGCAGCCGCCTGCGCCGGGTTCTGGAGATCCACGGCGGTGTGGACGGAGCGGTGCAGGCGGTATCCCGCTTTCTGAACGTGAGTCCGGACGAAACGCCGGACAGTATATCTCTGGCCGCGTGTCAGGACGCAGCGCTGGACCTGGCTGGTTTGCGCAAGGTCTGTGCGTTGCTGTCGAGGGGCAGCAAAACGGACGTGGAGCGGGGCCAGGGGATCCAGGCCTGGCTCGACGCTGCGCCGGACCAGCGGGTGAAAATGCTGGACATTTACACAGGGCATTTCACCACAAAGGACGGGGATGTCCTGAAAACCCTGGCCACCAAAAAGGTGCTGGAGGCGGCCCCCGATACAGACACCGTCCTGCGCACCGAGGCCCGGCGCCTGCTGGCGCTGGAGGAGCGGCGCCAGTGCGTGGAGACAGCGCGCGCCACAGCGGCGTTCCTGCATCTGGGGGACAGGCTTCTGGATATCTACGGCGGGCTTCTGTCTGCCCGGGGCGCCATGGATTTCGACAGCGTGATCCTGTCCACCTGCCGCCTGCTGGGGTCCAGCGCCATGGCTCCCTGGGTGCTGTTCCGGCTGGACGGCGGGCTGGACCACATCCTGGTGGACGAGGCGCAGGACACCAACCCCGAGCAGTGGCAGATCGTGGCCGCGCTGGCAGAGGAATTCTTCTCGGGCCAGGGCGCGCGGGAAACTTCCCGCACCTTGTTTGTGGTAGGGGACGAAAAGCAGTCCATCTTCAGTTTCCAGCGGGCCGACGTGGCGGAATTCAGCCGCATGCGCCAGTATTTTGACCACAGGATCGCCGCCGCGGGACAGGACTTCCGCCCGGTGGACATGACCATTTCCTTCCGCTCCACCGATGCGGTGCTGAAAGCCGTGGACCGGGTGTTCGCCCTGCCCGCGGCCCGGGATGGCGTTGCGGACCAGGCGGTGCGGCACACGGCGTATCGCCGCGGCCAGGCGGGTGTTGTGGAGCTGTGGCCCCTCGTCACAGCTGCCGAAGGGGAAGAGGACCGCGCGCCCTGGACCCTGCCGCTGAAGCGTGTGCCGCTGGACGATCCTGCTGCGCGGCTGGCCGGTATTATCGCCGGGCGCATCCGTACCTGGCTGGACAGCGGAGAGGTTCTGGCTTCCCGCAACCGCCCTGTGCGGCCGGGGGATATCATGATCCTGGTCCAGCGGCGCGATGCGTTCATGGAGCACATGGTCCGCGCCCTGAAGGACCGGCAGATTCCGGTCATGGGTATCGACCGTATGGTGCTGGCGCAGCAGCTGGCCGTCCAGGACCTGTGCGCCCTGGGGCACTTCCTGCTGTATCCCGGCGATGACCTGACCCTGGCGAGCCTGCTGAAGACGCCCCTGGTAGGCCTGTCCGAGGATGATCTGTTCGCCCTGGCGTGGAAGCGCAAGGGAACCCTGTGGCAGGCGCTGGCCGACAGGGAAGGGGAGGGTGAGCCATGGGC containing:
- a CDS encoding PD-(D/E)XK nuclease family protein; amino-acid sequence: PLDQDPGQAELGQFVHQALEDFVRQCPGEIPDGALEILLDCGKKAFGDHLARPEVWTFWWPRFERVARWFTGWERAHRRSGARPLATEVKGSMTRLSGGGAFTLRARADRIDLLADSSVAILDYKTGAVPTKAEVAAGLSPQLPLEALIMQHSGFEGLESRRTGEMLYLQLSGRSSEPGKAISAGDCLPLVEGALHGLEALVAIFDVPETPYLSRPDPRHAPRYSDYNHLARVGEWGQSNG
- the addA gene encoding double-strand break repair helicase AddA is translated as MRPPDPAVVQRRASDPDVSVWVGASAGTGKTRVLTDRVLRLLLAGTLPQRILCLTYTKAAATEMANRLNDTLGLWATVGEGELDGALERLLGRRAEAQEKQAARRLFAQVLECPGGMNIQTIHAFCQSLLGRFPLEAGVRPGFTLLDDRGAQELLDQALHRVLQQARDSEGNFLAAAVSLLTERVHADGFRDLVHEMAAQRSRLRRVLEIHGGVDGAVQAVSRFLNVSPDETPDSISLAACQDAALDLAGLRKVCALLSRGSKTDVERGQGIQAWLDAAPDQRVKMLDIYTGHFTTKDGDVLKTLATKKVLEAAPDTDTVLRTEARRLLALEERRQCVETARATAAFLHLGDRLLDIYGGLLSARGAMDFDSVILSTCRLLGSSAMAPWVLFRLDGGLDHILVDEAQDTNPEQWQIVAALAEEFFSGQGARETSRTLFVVGDEKQSIFSFQRADVAEFSRMRQYFDHRIAAAGQDFRPVDMTISFRSTDAVLKAVDRVFALPAARDGVADQAVRHTAYRRGQAGVVELWPLVTAAEGEEDRAPWTLPLKRVPLDDPAARLAGIIAGRIRTWLDSGEVLASRNRPVRPGDIMILVQRRDAFMEHMVRALKDRQIPVMGIDRMVLAQQLAVQDLCALGHFLLYPGDDLTLASLLKTPLVGLSEDDLFALAWKRKGTLWQALADREGEGEPWAGIHAWLSGLLERTDFVSPFALFSGVLSTPCPADARSGRRAFLKRLGAEAREALDEFLSACLMFGRDHPSSLQMFLHWIATDASAIKREMDAATGDGEGQVRIMTTHGAKGLQAPIVFLPDTTRVSIQTPDVLWPDTFVLAQPARHAGERLVPLCSPRKGEDCTAAVQARQVIDHRRDQEARRLLYVAMTRAEDRLYVCGYETGVRRRGLPDNSWYTLVSQALADFGQPVDVDFATDPGRRYADVQTAPPEKGLDSGVPPSAILPLEEWVLQPLVPDPVPGRPLSPSRPAEPDPPVRSPVSEGDDTVRFRRGIIIHRLLQTLPALPVKRRREAARRFLDSSARDLPAPQQDRILEETLAVLEHPDFTPLFGPDSQAEVPVVAVLDGRVLSGQIDRLCLVDGEVWIVDYKTNRPPPDDAAGVAPVYVAQLAAYREAFERIWPDRRIRTFLLWTDVLRLMEIQEAGT